The sequence ACGTCGTCAAGACGGAGGAGTTCAACAAGCTTCCGGAAAAGGAACAGTCGGTCATCGAGGAAAAGATCGCGCGCTTCCAGAGCGAATTGCAGGAGGTGCTTGCCAAGACGCCGAAACTGGAGCGGGAACACCGAAGCCGCATCGAGGCGCTCAATGCCGAAATGGCGAAGCGCGCCGTCTCGGGTCGGATCGGCGAGGCCCAGGAGGCTCTTGGCGACGCGGGAGCAGCCGTCGATTTCCTGTCCAGGGTCCACGACGACATGGTCGAGAACCCCGAACTTTTCCTGCAAGCCGCGTCGGAACGGCCGGACGGCCCGTTTCCGGAGGTTTCGGGCAAGGCACATCTCGAGCCGCTCTTTCGGCGATACATGGTCAATGTCATGGTCGCCTATGGGCCGACGGCCCCCGAAAGCGCACCCGTAGTTGTCGAGGATCTGCCGACCTTCGACAGGCTGATCGGACGGATAGAACATGTCTCGCAGATGGGCTCGCTTGTCACGGACTTCACGCTGATCCGCCCCGGCGCACTGCACCGCGCAAACGGCGGCTATCTTGTCCTCAATGCACGCCAGGTGTTGAGCGAGCCCTATGCATGGGATGCGCTCAAGCGGAGTATCAAGGACCGGTCGATCGCAACCACCTCTCTTGCCGAGCGGGTCAGCCTGTTCTCGACCACTTCGCTCGAACCGGATTCGATACCCCTCGACGTCAGGGTGGTCCTCGTCGGAGACCGGTCTCTCTACGCGCTTCTCGTCATGCGCGATCCCGATTTCCAGGAGCTTTTCAAGGTGCAGGCGGATTTCGAGGAAACCCTCGAGCGCAACGACGAATCACTTGGCGATATGGCGCTTCTGTTGCGCCATTATGCCGAGAAGAACGATTTGCTGCCCGTAGCCGACGATGCGCTCGCCTGTCTGCTCGATGAGTCGAGCCGGCTTGCCCAGGACGGGAAGAAGATCTCGCTCCGGGTTGGCCCTGTCACCGACATACTGCGCGAGGCCGAGCACTACGCGCGTGCCAATGAGCGAAAAGAGGTCCTGAGAGAGAATATCGAGCGGGCCGTGGTCGAGCGCGACAGGCGGGCCTCCCGGGTCCGCGACAGTGTACAGGAAGCGATCGCGCGTCGGACCTTGATGATCGACACGGACGGAAAGACCGTCGGACAGGTCAATGGCCTCTCGGTGCACGAATTTGGCGGCTTCCGGTTCGGACGGCCCTCCCGCATCACGGCGCGTGTCCGGACGGGAAGTGGCAAGCTCATCGACATAGAGCGCGAGGTCGAACTCGGCGGCCCGCTTCACTCCAAGGGCGTCATGATCCTGTCGGGCTATCTGACGACGACCTACGCCCTCGACATGCCGTTCTCGCTTCACGCGAGTCTCGTCTTCGAACAGAGCTATGGCGGCATCGAAGGCGACAGCGCATCCTGCGCCGAACTGGTCGCGCTGCTGTCCGCATTGTCCAATCTGGAGATCCGTCAGGACATAGCAATCACCGGTTCGGTCAACCAGATGGGTCAGGTTCAGGCCATTGGCGGCGTGAACGAGAAGATCGAGGGGTTCTTCGACATCTGCACCGAACGGGGGCTGAGCGGCAATCAGGCGGTTCTCATTCCGGCCGCCAATATCGACCACCTGATGCTTCGGGACCGCGTGACGGATGCGGTCGAGGCTGGGAGGTTCAGCGTTATCCCGATCACAAGCGTCGATGAGGCGGTTGCGCTGATGACAGGCGTTCCGGCAGGCGCGCGGGGGGGTGATGACGGGACATTTCCCGAGAACTGCGTCAACGCTCTGGTCGAGGCGCGGCTGCGCGAATTCGCCATGACGCGCAAATCCTTCTCAGACCGCGCCGCGGCGGCGGATGGAGGAGAGCCGCGATGAGCGCGGTGAGCCGCAAGCTGATCATCGCGGCCGAGAGCCTCGAGGGTGCGGACGCGGCCCTGTCCCTGTGCCGTGCGATCCTTGGATTGGCGCCCGCCATGCCGTCGGGCCTGATCATCGAGCCGGTCGGCAACGACTACTGGAGCGGCCGCGATCCGAAGATCATCTCGACACGCGGCATCTTAATGATGGCGCCTCCAAGGGTCGACCGGTTGCGGCGGATGGCGAGGCGGGATGCGGCAGAGCTTGGCGCGCGCCTTTCAGACCTCGCGAAAGACCTGGACACCGAATGGGACTGCACGGTGGCCGCCGGAGATCTCGTGGGCGCGGCCTGCGCCGAACTGAGAGACGCGGATATCCTGCTGCTGGGGCAGCGTCCCCTGTTCCGTGGATTGAGCCGCGTCGTTCTGCTCGGAGGCGAAAAGGGCCCATCGGAGGCAGCCCGCATCCTGGCCGGCGCGCTGGCGCAGGAATCGCGAACCTCGGTTGCGGTGTTGTCTGCCGAAACCTGCGCGGACGACCAGATCACCGCCCTTGTCGAGCGGACACACGCAGTGGCACTGGTTCTCGATTTGCAAGCCGGCCCCGTAATGAGCGAGGAAAGCCTCAAGCGGGTTTACATGGCCGCACGATGCCCCATCGTGGCCTTGGGGGGCGCACGCTTTGGGCGGATCACTTCTAAGGCAGGCGCGTCTCGCGTCGACAGGAGAGACTGATGCAGGACGGCATGATTCACGAGGGAGCACCGGGCTTCGAGGACTTTATCGAAGAGGAAATGGCCGGTCTCGGCCATCGCGCGCAGCAAAGAGGCCTCTGCGTCGACTGCCTGACAGACCGGTTCATTGTCGAAATGGTCGCCAACCTGGCGCGATCCGGCGTGTCCTCATCGGATATTCTCAGCATGGTCGTGGATGGGTTGGTCCTCGCTGAAGAGGAAGAGCCGCAAGAGCGTGTTGGTCGGGTGCATCGGATGCATTGAACTTGGCCCTGGTTCAGACGAGGCGCGCCTCGCTGCACGCGCAAACACGTCCTGGCACCTCGCGGTCATTTTGGGCTCACTGCCGACCTCGGATGCATCGCAGCATCATGTGATATGATGTCTTGTCATCGTCGGGTTGTCGATGTGGGAGGGCGTGGTCGATCGGAGGATCCATCATGGAAACACCAAACTTACCCGCTATCCGCGTACTGCGCCCAGTCTGGAACAAAGGCCGGATCGTTGGCCAGAAAAGGCCGCTCAAGCCCAAACATGTCTGGGCGATCAGGGTGCGGCTGGAGCAGGATGAAAACCATCGTGATCTGGCCCTCTTCAATCTTGCCATCGACAGCAAGCTGCGCAGCTGCGACTTGGTGAAGATGAAGGTGATCGATGTCATGGCGTCAGGCCAAATCAAGGAGCGGGCGTCAGTGCTACAGAGCAAAACCCAGAAACCTGTGCGTTTCGAAATTTCTGACGGTACCCGTGCATCGCTGGCAAGGTGGATGCGGGAGCCGCTCATGAATGGATCAGAGTACCTCTGGCCTGGGCGTTTTCACGAACGGCTTCACATCTCGACCCGCCAGTACGCGCGTATTGTCCGTGAGTGGGTGACGTCCATCGGTCTGGAGGCCAGCGCCTATGGCACGCACTCGATGCGGCGCACGAAGGTGACGCAGATTTACAAGAAGACTGGCAATTTGCGGGCGGTCCAGTTGCTGTTGGGGCATACCAAGATGGAGAGCACTGTCAGATACCTTGGCGTTGAGCTTGAAGATGCGCTGGCGATCGCTGAAGCAATCGAAATCTAAAGGCGTGAGCCGTCTGCGCGGACGACCCAAAGCGGACATTGGAATATGGAACAATCATTATGGTAGCCCGTATGCGACGACACGCCTCGCTCAACCGGGGTTCTGCTGGCAGCACCGAACATTCAGGCAGTAGCCGCCGCGAAGTGACATAGGTAGGTGCAGTTCCAATCCATCCCTCAGCGCAGACACTGGACTTGACCTGTATTATCACGCTGTTCATGCTCAGTATCGGGGCCTACTGTATGAAGCTTTCCCAGTTCGAGGCAAGGCTCCGCCTTGATGATAAGACTCGACATAAAAAGTTGAAATGTTACGAATTAGTCATTTGGAGGCTAATATGAAAATAATACGGCTATTCACTTCGGTCCTTAGTATTATGTTTCTCGCCACCCATGGTTTCGCTGGAACTGCTGGCCCGCCGCCCGTGACGCCACCGGCGGTCAACACTCCCGGCAGCAATGACGATACATCACTCTTTGTTGGTTTGAACTGGGGTATCGGCTCCCGTGGCACACTCGAAGGCGTTGTTGGTGTGATTCACAGCAATGTTGATGCGGGCGGTGATGTGGAAGGCGGTCGTCTGTCGATGCATTTTGATCTGCTCGGTCGTGATATTGCCCCGAATGTACGCCTTACTGGCATTCTTGGTGACGAGGACATTGCCGGAGAGGCTGGACTCGGTCTGGGCTTCGATGGCACCCCCTTCGGGATTCTGGGCGGCATTGGGAACCATTACAATTTTGGCGGGACGTTAGGCTTCGATGGAAGTGCTGGCGGCTACATTGGGACCCATTCCTATGGCGAGTTTAACGACAAACCCACGGCTCCGGCTCCAGCGGCACCACCTAATCCTCAGCCATCCGCCTTACCAATTCAGGAATGAGCTGACTCGGCAAGTGAGCCGGTCCAGGCATCGATGCCCACTGCATCAAAATCTCGTCTGCTACTGCACAAGGCGGCTTTGACGAACCATGAACAGCAATCGCGCGCCTGACAATCAATCTGCGCAAAGTTCAACAAGCGCATTGGCCGTAAACCGTAGAGACGCGATTTTGCAGCTGGCTTCTGGCTGCATGGTGGCGCTGGTGTCTTCGCCGGTGTTCGGACAAACTGCAACAATCGAACGCGAGACTCTGGATGTCGTGATCGACACTCTCTTGCCAGCGGATGACGTCACGCCGTCGGCCACAGCGCTTGGCGTAAGCGACGAGCTTATGTTGTTTGCACCAAAGGGAAGCTCTCTGCACCGTCTTTTCGCGCTTGGGACGGCTTGGCTCAACACATTGGATGAACGTAGCTTTGCAGAGTTGCCATCCGAAACTCGTCAAGATGTGCTCAGATATATGGAACAGGCAGATTACAACGAGGTGCCGGGGCGGTTCTTTCAATTGCTGCGCCAGATGACTGTAGAAATATACTACGCGCAACCGCAGACTTATGTCGGGCTTTCACTCAAGCCAGCCCCACAGCCGGAGGGGTATCCTCCTCCGTGGAAATGAGTGATGAGGCATATGATGTCGTGATTGTCGGCTCGGGAGCCGGTGGAGCCGCATCTGCATGGGCCCATACGGTAGCCGGGCTGAAGGTCCTTCTGCTCGAGGCAGGGCCGCGTTTCAACCCGTCGCAAGACTATCCTTTGACAGAGCCGGGATGGGAGCGCCGAACTTTTCCGGTCAAGTCTGGCAGTCGCGCGCAAATACTCTATGGCGATCTCGGGCGACTCGATCCTGCAAAAGCGGACTTACAGAGCTGGAACGCGGCTCAGGGCCGGCGCCCCTTGAATAACCGCCGCCAGCCCAGTCGCTCAGGCTATGCGCATGTTCTGGGCGTGGGGGGCTCCACTCTGCACTATGTCGGGGAGGCGCACAGGCTCCACCCTGAAAGTTTCACGCTCGCGCGCGACCATGGCATCGGGGCAGACTGGCCACTGGCGTATCAAGAGCTGGAGTCCTACTACACCAAAGCCGAATACCTGATCGGTGTTGCCGGACCAGAGACCGGCGGTGCGCGATGGCGTTCTGCCCCTTATCCGCAATCGGCGCATCCGCTTAGTCCAGCGGCCCAACGTCTGGCAGAGGCTGGTCTGCGCGTTGGTCTGCCATTCGAGCCGAATGCCCGTGCCGTGCTGTCACAGCCATTTGATGGTCGCCCCGGCTGCAATTATTGCGGGCAATGTAGTCGCGGTTGCCCTTTGGGAGACAAGGGTTCAGTCGATGTCACGTTTCTAAGGCATGCAGAAATGACTGGACGCCTCAAGCTTATACCGGAGGCACGGGTCATACACATTGAGGCCGCACGCAGCGGTCGGATTGCCGCAGTTCACTATGTCCACGAGAAGCGTCACATACGACAGGAAACCCCACAGTTGATCCTCGCATGCGGAGCGGTGCAGACACCTCGGCTCCTGCTTGCCGCAAAAAGCACGCAAACGCCTGATGGTCTTGCTAACGGGTCGGGCCAGGTCGGCCGTAATTTCATGGAAACCCTGTCATGGCATAGCACTGCGCTGCTGCCTGGACTGCGCAACAGTCATATGGGTCTTCCCGCAGATGCGGTCGCATGGTCCCAAAGTGCTCCAAACGGCGTACCTGAAGCCGTGGGCGGCTGTCGCTATACCTCAGCCGTTCAAGAAATCGGACTGACCGGTCCGGTCGCCTATGCATCGCGACTTCTCTCTGGCTTTGGAGCGGCGTTGAAAACGAGACTGCGCTCCAGTTTTGGATCCGCCATTACCGTCGGCGCAACAGGCGCAGTCATCCCTGATGAGCGCAGTTACATTGCCTTATCCGACACTGAGAACGATAGCGATGGCTTAGCTCTTCCCGTAATCAATTCGGTATTGAGTTCAAACAGCCTGAAGTTATTACAAATCATGGCGAGCAATACGCGGGAGCTGTTGCGCCAGACCGGGACGGAAATTCTTGTAGAAGAGTTTGGGTCTTGGGATAAGTTTACAGCAACACATGCTTTGGGGACTGCACGCATGGGCGCCGACAGTGCCACCTCTGTGACGGATCGATTTGGTCGCAGCCACGATCATCCGAACCTCTGGATAGCCGATGCAAGTCTATTTCCCACTTCTGGTGGAGGCGAAGGTCCATCTCTTACGATCCAAGCCCTTGCCTTGCGCCAAGCCGAGCGCATCAACGGGTGACGGAAGCTCCAGAAAGCCGACAAAATTACTCAATACTGCGATAGCTTATTCCGCCTTCTTGGGACGCTTCCCGGGCGGCTGCTTCACTATGCTCGAAGTTCCGCTGTCGGGAAATAGGGCAGGCTTTACAAACTGCACCAAGCTGTCGTTCGTCAACTGCACAGCGAATGACATGTGTGGATGGCTCCTGCATAG comes from Roseovarius bejariae and encodes:
- a CDS encoding GMC family oxidoreductase → MSDEAYDVVIVGSGAGGAASAWAHTVAGLKVLLLEAGPRFNPSQDYPLTEPGWERRTFPVKSGSRAQILYGDLGRLDPAKADLQSWNAAQGRRPLNNRRQPSRSGYAHVLGVGGSTLHYVGEAHRLHPESFTLARDHGIGADWPLAYQELESYYTKAEYLIGVAGPETGGARWRSAPYPQSAHPLSPAAQRLAEAGLRVGLPFEPNARAVLSQPFDGRPGCNYCGQCSRGCPLGDKGSVDVTFLRHAEMTGRLKLIPEARVIHIEAARSGRIAAVHYVHEKRHIRQETPQLILACGAVQTPRLLLAAKSTQTPDGLANGSGQVGRNFMETLSWHSTALLPGLRNSHMGLPADAVAWSQSAPNGVPEAVGGCRYTSAVQEIGLTGPVAYASRLLSGFGAALKTRLRSSFGSAITVGATGAVIPDERSYIALSDTENDSDGLALPVINSVLSSNSLKLLQIMASNTRELLRQTGTEILVEEFGSWDKFTATHALGTARMGADSATSVTDRFGRSHDHPNLWIADASLFPTSGGGEGPSLTIQALALRQAERING
- a CDS encoding Lon protease family protein; translation: MVTETPRALPLEQLRQRCDPETLSPAALGRHSGSGLIGQNRGLEALRLGVDIRHPDFNLFVVGPQGTGRHTAVEEILKERALRRKTPEDLAYVNNFDDPRKPVALGLPAGVAERLKDEMVRVVNDLANDIPALFESDEYRTQRRIIDEEFGTQQEEAMADFTSRARSEDIALLRTPMGFMVAAMRDDHVVKTEEFNKLPEKEQSVIEEKIARFQSELQEVLAKTPKLEREHRSRIEALNAEMAKRAVSGRIGEAQEALGDAGAAVDFLSRVHDDMVENPELFLQAASERPDGPFPEVSGKAHLEPLFRRYMVNVMVAYGPTAPESAPVVVEDLPTFDRLIGRIEHVSQMGSLVTDFTLIRPGALHRANGGYLVLNARQVLSEPYAWDALKRSIKDRSIATTSLAERVSLFSTTSLEPDSIPLDVRVVLVGDRSLYALLVMRDPDFQELFKVQADFEETLERNDESLGDMALLLRHYAEKNDLLPVADDALACLLDESSRLAQDGKKISLRVGPVTDILREAEHYARANERKEVLRENIERAVVERDRRASRVRDSVQEAIARRTLMIDTDGKTVGQVNGLSVHEFGGFRFGRPSRITARVRTGSGKLIDIEREVELGGPLHSKGVMILSGYLTTTYALDMPFSLHASLVFEQSYGGIEGDSASCAELVALLSALSNLEIRQDIAITGSVNQMGQVQAIGGVNEKIEGFFDICTERGLSGNQAVLIPAANIDHLMLRDRVTDAVEAGRFSVIPITSVDEAVALMTGVPAGARGGDDGTFPENCVNALVEARLREFAMTRKSFSDRAAAADGGEPR
- a CDS encoding gluconate 2-dehydrogenase subunit 3 family protein, with the translated sequence MNSNRAPDNQSAQSSTSALAVNRRDAILQLASGCMVALVSSPVFGQTATIERETLDVVIDTLLPADDVTPSATALGVSDELMLFAPKGSSLHRLFALGTAWLNTLDERSFAELPSETRQDVLRYMEQADYNEVPGRFFQLLRQMTVEIYYAQPQTYVGLSLKPAPQPEGYPPPWK
- a CDS encoding tyrosine-type recombinase/integrase; protein product: METPNLPAIRVLRPVWNKGRIVGQKRPLKPKHVWAIRVRLEQDENHRDLALFNLAIDSKLRSCDLVKMKVIDVMASGQIKERASVLQSKTQKPVRFEISDGTRASLARWMREPLMNGSEYLWPGRFHERLHISTRQYARIVREWVTSIGLEASAYGTHSMRRTKVTQIYKKTGNLRAVQLLLGHTKMESTVRYLGVELEDALAIAEAIEI